The Lentisphaera araneosa HTCC2155 genome has a window encoding:
- a CDS encoding DUF1189 family protein, translating into MQKIAAFFKFYTNFYQREQQLNALIKWRNGLLYLLLLSAYSAILPWWTAKANFTQFYSTQVSPILDQVPELYIENDKVTIEQDLEIKSLDNDNKTIIKLDKEIDLNSKVPIQITEDKLAILHTDFTQILPLETFTHLESTQSFFHKKEAREQIPLKEFLKSDSDFIRSVQIHQLFATMRSMFFTNIIQCAFLAGLFYFLHRRMVRAPFMNFFKISVLASLPFSLSLAVFLFYENTSFFSTLIPTALHFIFFYRSIPALIEFQNAKAVK; encoded by the coding sequence ATGCAGAAAATTGCTGCCTTCTTTAAGTTTTATACTAACTTTTATCAAAGAGAGCAACAACTAAACGCCCTCATAAAGTGGCGTAACGGCTTGCTCTATTTACTATTGCTCTCTGCCTATTCAGCCATCCTTCCATGGTGGACTGCAAAGGCTAATTTTACGCAATTTTACTCAACACAAGTCAGCCCTATTCTCGACCAAGTACCTGAATTGTACATAGAAAATGACAAGGTCACAATCGAGCAAGACCTAGAAATAAAGTCTCTTGATAACGATAATAAAACCATCATCAAGCTTGATAAAGAAATCGATCTTAACTCTAAGGTTCCTATACAAATAACCGAAGACAAGCTCGCCATTCTTCACACTGATTTCACCCAAATACTCCCACTCGAAACTTTCACTCATTTGGAATCGACACAAAGCTTCTTCCACAAGAAAGAAGCTCGTGAACAAATCCCCTTGAAAGAGTTCCTAAAGAGTGACTCTGACTTCATTAGAAGTGTCCAAATCCATCAGCTCTTTGCTACCATGCGTTCTATGTTTTTCACAAATATCATCCAATGCGCTTTCTTAGCTGGACTCTTCTATTTTCTTCATCGCAGAATGGTTAGAGCTCCCTTTATGAACTTTTTCAAAATCAGTGTATTGGCTTCACTTCCCTTTTCTTTGAGTCTCGCAGTTTTCCTTTTCTATGAAAACACCTCCTTTTTCTCCACACTAATCCCCACCGCACTGCACTTTATTTTCTTTTATCGATCCATACCCGCACTCATTGAATTTCAAAATGCTAAAGCCGTAAAATAA
- a CDS encoding LptA/OstA family protein — protein MTKFFLALLLSFTLLAEPNQDSKEKLEDKKANVEEVIITSDTLDFFNQDKKRMAIFEHNVHVTRGKMIMTAKKMTCYLNAKNEIHLIIAEGDVIITEEDKKSTSEKVAYSPKEKKIILIRKPVIYMNENKIEARRITIYQESGEVFFDEPVMHTYVKDEQAK, from the coding sequence ATGACTAAATTCTTTCTTGCTCTACTTTTAAGCTTCACCCTCTTAGCCGAGCCTAATCAAGACTCGAAAGAAAAACTTGAGGATAAGAAAGCCAATGTTGAAGAAGTCATCATAACTTCTGACACACTGGATTTCTTTAACCAAGACAAAAAGCGCATGGCTATCTTCGAACATAATGTTCACGTCACTCGTGGCAAGATGATCATGACCGCAAAAAAGATGACTTGCTACCTCAATGCAAAAAATGAAATTCATTTAATCATTGCCGAAGGCGACGTGATTATTACTGAGGAAGATAAAAAATCAACTTCCGAAAAAGTAGCCTACTCACCTAAAGAAAAGAAAATCATCCTCATTCGCAAGCCCGTCATTTACATGAATGAAAACAAAATTGAAGCCAGACGTATAACAATTTATCAAGAAAGCGGAGAAGTCTTTTTTGATGAGCCCGTGATGCACACTTACGTTAAAGATGAGCAAGCTAAGTAA
- a CDS encoding SLC13 family permease: MQLSSRRHLKQLMGVYQKHPYRDTIKLFIITGISMLLAFYPIYGGMPIPERRALFILILAASLWMTEALPAFAVGFLVIGLSIFLLSPEKGGEIPWQTFTETWSSPIIWLFLGGLVLARAAEKTGVNKRVSSILLTKLGSSHSMLLFGIMFLSFIFSNFMSNTATAAMMLGLMGPVLAGFAKGDKRKKAYIMAVPLGANIGGMGSIIGTPPNAVAAALLDGRGEGVDFLTWMWYGMPPALVCLFVLWFYLRTTYSCKGKNETKFDFELTPMNKDSVFVMVVFLLTIILWCTGSLHGVPASVVAFVPIVLLPINGVIEADDMRSLPWDVLILLAGGLTLGVAVEKSGLAYTLVEAMPSAGENMFILVIMMAFMACIVSNFMSNTAAANIIMPIAAAMAVGYEKPMLVVIALASSTAMCMPVSTPPNALASSSGLLKASDFLVTGIIAAIVGVISSLVWIRFILW; this comes from the coding sequence GTGCAGTTAAGTTCACGCCGCCATTTAAAGCAGCTGATGGGAGTTTATCAGAAGCACCCCTATCGCGATACGATAAAGCTCTTTATTATTACTGGAATTAGTATGTTATTGGCTTTCTATCCTATTTATGGGGGGATGCCCATACCTGAGCGCAGAGCCCTGTTTATTTTAATTCTTGCTGCAAGTTTGTGGATGACTGAGGCGCTTCCTGCCTTTGCGGTGGGCTTCCTAGTGATTGGGCTCTCAATATTTTTACTTTCCCCAGAGAAAGGTGGGGAGATACCCTGGCAAACTTTTACTGAGACTTGGTCGAGCCCGATTATCTGGTTGTTCTTAGGTGGTTTAGTCTTGGCGCGAGCGGCAGAAAAGACGGGAGTTAATAAGCGCGTTTCGTCAATCTTGTTGACGAAGCTGGGCTCATCTCATTCCATGCTTTTGTTTGGTATCATGTTTTTGAGTTTTATTTTCTCCAACTTTATGAGTAATACAGCGACTGCGGCGATGATGTTGGGATTGATGGGGCCAGTTTTAGCGGGGTTCGCAAAAGGTGATAAGCGCAAGAAGGCTTATATAATGGCAGTGCCCTTAGGTGCTAATATTGGTGGTATGGGTAGTATTATTGGGACGCCCCCTAATGCCGTGGCAGCCGCTCTGCTCGATGGCAGAGGTGAGGGGGTGGATTTTTTAACCTGGATGTGGTACGGCATGCCACCCGCCTTGGTGTGTTTATTTGTTTTATGGTTTTACTTGAGAACCACTTATTCATGCAAAGGTAAGAACGAAACTAAATTTGATTTTGAGCTTACGCCGATGAATAAAGACTCGGTGTTCGTTATGGTGGTTTTTTTGTTGACAATCATTTTGTGGTGTACAGGTAGTTTACATGGTGTGCCGGCATCAGTGGTGGCCTTTGTTCCGATTGTTCTTCTTCCGATCAATGGAGTGATAGAAGCTGATGATATGCGAAGTTTGCCTTGGGACGTTTTGATTTTATTGGCAGGTGGCTTGACTCTGGGAGTAGCAGTCGAGAAAAGTGGTTTGGCTTACACTTTGGTGGAAGCGATGCCGAGTGCAGGAGAAAATATGTTTATCCTTGTCATTATGATGGCTTTTATGGCCTGTATAGTCTCGAATTTCATGAGTAATACCGCTGCCGCTAATATTATCATGCCTATTGCTGCCGCGATGGCTGTGGGCTATGAGAAGCCCATGTTAGTTGTGATTGCGCTCGCTTCATCCACGGCCATGTGCATGCCTGTTTCGACGCCACCGAATGCTTTAGCTTCATCGTCTGGTTTGCTAAAGGCGAGTGACTTTTTAGTTACGGGTATCATAGCGGCTATTGTGGGAGTGATTTCCTCACTCGTATGGATTCGCTTTATTCTTTGGTAA
- a CDS encoding TatD family hydrolase: MKFFDPHIHMTSRTTDDYMAMYKAGIRAVIEPAFWLGQPRTHAGSFDDYFQSITGWERFRASQFGIRHFCTICLNAKEANNPEYADEILELLPRYLEKDNVVGVGEIGYDDMTDHEHKLFKVQLEMAKERDLPVIVHTPHRDKINGVKATIDLIREVGIDETLVVIDHNNEETLPYVLETNCWAGHTIYPHSKMDADRMVDLIQQYGSDRILVNSSADWGISNPLAVPVTAGLMKDQGFEDEIIQKVMWDNPIALFEKSGVFTKAELETELEFDQSLLFQGNSVLRGQRPEKRTND; the protein is encoded by the coding sequence ATGAAATTCTTTGACCCACATATTCACATGACTTCTCGTACTACAGATGATTACATGGCCATGTATAAAGCTGGAATTCGCGCCGTTATCGAACCTGCTTTCTGGCTCGGTCAACCTCGTACTCACGCAGGCTCCTTCGATGATTATTTCCAATCCATCACTGGCTGGGAACGCTTCCGCGCTTCACAATTTGGTATTCGTCACTTCTGTACTATTTGCCTTAATGCTAAAGAAGCTAACAACCCCGAATACGCCGATGAAATCTTAGAACTCCTCCCACGCTACCTTGAAAAAGATAATGTCGTGGGCGTTGGTGAAATTGGCTACGACGATATGACTGACCACGAACACAAGCTCTTCAAAGTTCAGCTCGAGATGGCCAAAGAACGCGACTTACCAGTTATTGTTCACACGCCTCACCGAGATAAGATCAATGGCGTCAAAGCCACTATTGACCTCATTCGTGAAGTAGGTATTGACGAAACTTTAGTTGTCATCGATCACAACAATGAAGAAACCCTCCCCTATGTGCTCGAGACAAATTGCTGGGCAGGCCACACCATCTACCCTCACTCAAAAATGGATGCCGATCGCATGGTTGACCTCATTCAACAATACGGCTCTGATCGGATTTTAGTGAATAGTTCCGCAGACTGGGGAATCTCTAATCCTCTAGCAGTCCCTGTCACTGCTGGCCTCATGAAAGACCAAGGCTTCGAGGATGAAATCATCCAAAAAGTTATGTGGGATAATCCCATTGCGCTCTTTGAAAAGTCTGGTGTTTTCACGAAAGCAGAATTAGAAACTGAATTAGAATTTGACCAAAGTTTACTTTTCCAAGGCAACTCAGTACTCCGTGGCCAACGCCCTGAAAAAAGAACTAATGACTAA
- a CDS encoding lyase family protein has product MAIWSTSANDEGFNSRLHEICFKTNLDYDNKLLPWDIIALISHGRMLAKCELISASDAELIETHLQEMKQEALDGTLKMLPEIEDCHSLIEDELIKRAGDAGKQLYMARSRNDQVVSATRLFGKDKLIKIKHTLKSFIEELLNLASKYETTPMPGYTHTQRAMPSSIGLWASSFAEILINQKETIDAAISLNDVNVLGSAAGYGTDFPIDREFVTKDLGLARTQVNSLSCQLSRGQVECQTLQSLWGTMFVINRLANDMVWMTSAEFDFLDVGKSCTTGSSIMPNKKNLDPCEIIRSRYHLFTGQISQAQGVISNLFSGYNSDYQETKGVFMEGLTLVEESLEAMGIVISNTDIKEERLLSFFSKDIYATDLVNRQVIEGKTFRDAYIEVKKSLDTVELEDPYENVKRKTHLGAPGNPGVDILKERLNNFI; this is encoded by the coding sequence ATGGCTATCTGGTCAACTTCTGCCAACGACGAAGGCTTCAATTCACGCCTTCACGAAATATGCTTTAAAACTAATCTAGACTACGATAATAAACTTCTTCCATGGGACATTATCGCACTTATTTCTCATGGACGTATGTTGGCAAAATGTGAACTCATTTCTGCAAGCGATGCAGAACTCATAGAGACTCATTTACAAGAGATGAAACAAGAAGCCCTCGATGGCACACTTAAAATGCTTCCTGAAATTGAAGACTGTCACTCCTTGATCGAAGATGAACTCATCAAACGTGCAGGCGATGCTGGCAAACAACTTTACATGGCACGTAGCCGCAATGACCAAGTGGTATCTGCGACTCGTCTATTTGGTAAAGATAAACTCATTAAAATTAAGCACACTCTCAAATCATTTATAGAAGAGCTCCTCAACTTAGCCAGTAAATACGAAACGACTCCCATGCCTGGCTACACCCATACTCAACGAGCGATGCCTTCTTCTATCGGTCTTTGGGCATCATCTTTTGCCGAGATTCTCATCAATCAAAAAGAAACAATTGACGCAGCTATCTCTCTTAACGACGTCAATGTCTTAGGCTCCGCTGCAGGATATGGCACTGACTTCCCTATTGACAGAGAGTTTGTCACAAAAGATCTAGGACTTGCAAGAACACAAGTCAACTCACTCTCCTGCCAGCTCAGCCGCGGCCAAGTAGAATGTCAGACACTCCAATCTCTCTGGGGCACAATGTTTGTCATCAACCGCTTAGCCAACGATATGGTTTGGATGACAAGTGCTGAATTTGACTTCTTAGATGTGGGAAAATCTTGTACCACGGGTTCAAGTATCATGCCTAACAAAAAGAATCTCGACCCCTGCGAAATCATCCGCAGTCGCTACCACCTCTTCACTGGACAAATTAGCCAAGCTCAAGGCGTTATTTCCAACCTTTTCTCAGGCTATAATAGCGACTACCAAGAAACCAAAGGCGTTTTCATGGAAGGCCTTACTTTAGTCGAAGAATCTCTAGAAGCCATGGGCATTGTCATTTCAAACACCGACATTAAAGAAGAACGTCTACTAAGCTTCTTCTCAAAGGACATCTATGCGACTGACCTCGTTAATCGCCAGGTCATTGAAGGAAAAACCTTCCGCGATGCCTATATTGAAGTGAAAAAGTCTTTAGATACGGTTGAGCTCGAAGATCCCTACGAAAACGTCAAGCGCAAAACACATTTAGGTGCCCCAGGCAACCCTGGCGTGGACATTCTTAAAGAACGCTTAAACAATTTTATTTGA
- a CDS encoding EboA domain-containing protein — protein sequence MNTDTIKTILLKYAPKQGRATAFYDFLNSSEASSKDFLIQFAGVPRKLGRQIPQYTEEEIQQLDQLAPALALLSIGNLGRVLLASTKARTEDIQELLLRGDDFEKATCLLALNFREDSKELHLDVVNVCRTNSLDTYKALALNNPYPANHFTEAEFIQLTLKVLFMGMPFDKIYGLEQRCNDKLIEAVLFFYTERTAAKRTVPDICINFLKEKNAL from the coding sequence ATGAATACTGATACCATAAAAACAATCCTTCTGAAATACGCCCCAAAGCAGGGTCGTGCCACGGCTTTTTATGATTTCTTAAATTCCTCCGAGGCGAGCTCAAAAGACTTTCTCATTCAATTTGCGGGCGTCCCCAGAAAATTAGGACGTCAAATCCCTCAGTATACTGAAGAGGAAATTCAACAACTCGACCAACTCGCGCCTGCCTTAGCCTTACTAAGCATTGGCAACCTAGGACGCGTCTTACTTGCTTCTACAAAAGCGCGCACAGAAGACATCCAAGAACTCCTACTTCGTGGCGATGACTTTGAAAAGGCCACCTGTTTACTCGCACTTAACTTTCGCGAAGATAGCAAAGAGCTCCACTTGGATGTGGTTAATGTTTGCCGTACAAACTCCCTTGACACCTACAAAGCTTTAGCACTCAACAACCCCTACCCAGCTAACCATTTTACCGAGGCCGAGTTTATTCAACTCACCTTAAAAGTTCTATTTATGGGAATGCCATTTGATAAAATATATGGCTTAGAACAACGTTGTAACGACAAGCTTATTGAAGCTGTCTTATTCTTTTACACGGAACGCACTGCCGCAAAACGAACTGTTCCCGATATTTGTATTAATTTTCTTAAGGAGAAAAATGCTCTATGA